One region of Tachysurus vachellii isolate PV-2020 chromosome 11, HZAU_Pvac_v1, whole genome shotgun sequence genomic DNA includes:
- the setd1bb gene encoding histone-lysine N-methyltransferase SETD1B-A codes for MSDSFEKEGQGDNGKGDAVVPPQAWTSPFKHHYQCVESGAERTPNWSSYKLLVDPVLDSGKEKLYRYDGLHFSTPNPGIHPPEVRDPRIARFWTKFKETNLPVPKFKVDENYVGAPKEVTFGRLNDNIKASFLTDMCRKFGEIQEVEVLFNPRNKKHLGIAKVIFETVRGANEAVQKLHTTSVMGNHIHVELDPRGEKRTRYFQLLVSGLYTPFTLPLGEESWGPQSPTYSSDSHNEYDPVKRLSHGFLSSSSTLLGSTPFDCSTPMSMDTAYSSMHQDTPCSFWQDTPHGSPTSHSNPGTPPHCESLANETTDTHTDTHASKHIPQSTPFITSESQHTYHNPHLVQLTPHTPNTRQGSLINVTQISWTSKGHMVLGGQSYKTVGRAPRGGHKDRVWGTKYQNAYNRRPEHHYVHRPVLNRYRYRSGCTKNLVPLVTFQGSSAAQMQPDKSLINSSSTMNIPTGQKSMEAPTGSMDKEPIPPVSERGNLCQIQTLCSQPLGKSLDVLQKTPGNIFNSPLHVPDVQEHDKDAIQTPERCISPEPERSPSSGLFPPEQVPSSLDSRIKMLLGTQSPDAEENENSEDRVSLNIPQLSSKSGPPSPQSPDASPTLNFHAASSHCSSTQHTSFTLGFEDMSPFPLPDSAEEVEETRPSNEHLSKIPVISNVCSTTRPAQEPSHQTAMNMLPLRQEPSEQPIGPGTCSSPAAPVFPLLPPPVLLPPPGFPTLPPPVLPTVLPPVLVRIPPPPPPSNLSVSPSPFCLTPKIPVGQMNRPSRWTNPPAPPPSAPLPIPTRITQGKSHTVFPPPFSILPPPTPFTVVDGVRQAPCPTFNSAVIPSYRVPWPPPHLPVFDPSVPPPGYAPVTKTLHKATVDGVMAAVAAELRVIVKKDIHRRMVEGVAFAAFDQWWDEKEHTAKTTMVPVKSGENKEKEPVKNRVLEPWQTAESMGTDGVIIGTGLGLGRRSALKLPSFKVKRKDPSGEDSVEAKKSRPSSSPGHTLSEETEAGQETHTHDEEAEEPRKEPGVSEIKRRHARPLELESDEEEEQEEEEEMKNSENEEKLGSEQEENKTRNISNTDQDDDEGEDEGDRKQGSCSAVKGEGREVKLSAVREDETHSDKEVISIASSESSSIADYESTLSSRFDSSSSDESRYSSDCEESEENIEDDGESPYSEAPQEKRAVEEIWISSDDDVEEYVSHTPSRSSPNSWEDELAPPLTPSAPLSNDGDPDDALLDVDPQEELRVEVFLHSYGCQDPVTQHLSNKLELYDPALVSSAHEPPELQCTPLATYREFSSDEGLDTDTNVFLEDSVNLRPPTPTGSLSSEPELELRYGQSLSAPDDVELPCTPGGGCETETGTLVLSPAPTPPLPPPPSPTGFHLFPSPTLYLSPLPPALSSSYPAYEETPKTPGRNNRDEQSYHTAAITRDAVPKMATHSPFSPSFLSVSPYTGSGVPRTPGRDTNPSSPLSEDIDVHFHQSEHRTYRRQSYYSQQIHIHSTSSSPHSSSDSSSSETQDLSFSTHQLTRFNDLGKRRERMQRKRRMILSQRNKDDYQHMPVLVSSAKSSPCDAAPCLSKELADQAKKPLQGLENRLENRLQQEPQENQRSLKPLYPWRRRKSWPHTSLFAPRSKRRERLLIDAVWTKGVNMEEISHLKATYEKMLLLQNNTFDWLKSTHWVPHPPSSVPLEWPPKLPCGSRYHTTASSRTEGFYVISKRDKLRYLRHTHTASGEPTADTQVGINVSAQLPSSSRSGSDFRAEQRRLLSSFSCDSDLLKFNQLKFRKKRLRFCRSRIHDWGLFAEEPIAADEMVIEYVGQSIRQVIADMREKRYEQEGIGSSYLFRVDQDTIIDATKCGNLARFINHSCNPNCYAKVITVEAKKKIVIYSRQPISVNEEITYDYKFPIEDEKIPCLCGAENCRGTLN; via the exons ATGAGCGACAGCTTCGAGAAGGAGGGACAGGGAGATAACGGTAAGGGTGATGCTGTGGTTCCTCCTCAGGCCTGGACCAGTCCATTTAAACATCATTACC AATGTGTTGAGTCTGGAGCGGAAAGAACGCCAAACTGGAGCAGCTACAAACTGCTTGTTGATCCAGTGTTGGACAGTGGAAAGGAAAAGCTCTATCGCTATGATGGACTGCATTTCAGCACACCT AATCCTGGAATTCACCCACCAGAAGTCAGAGACCCCAGAATTGCTCGTTTTTGGACCAAATTTAAAGAGACAAATCTGCCAGTCCCCAAGTTCAAG GTCGATGAGAATTATGTCGGCGCACCGAAGGAGGTGACGTTCGGCAGGCTGAATGACAACATCAAGGCCTCGTTCTTAACGGACATGTGCCGAAAGTTTGGAGAGATCCAAGAGGTGGAGGTTTTGTTCAACCCCAGGAATAAGAAACATTTAGGAATAGCCAAAGTCATTTTTGAAACTGTCCGAGGAGCCAATGAGGCGGTGCAAAAACTACACACTACTTCAGTTATGGGAAACCACATTCATGTGGAGTTGGACCCAAGGG GAGAGAAGCGGACACGATATTTCCAGCTGCTTGTCAGTGGGTTGTATACTCCCTTTACTCTTCCTTTAGGGGAAGAGTCCTGGGGACCACAGTCACCAACCTACAGCTCCGACTCTCACAAC GAGTATGACCCTGTGAAGCGCCTGTCTCATGGTTTTCTATCTTCATCTTCTACGCTCCTCGGCTCCACCCCATTCGATTGCTCCACCCCTATGTCCATGGATACTGCCTATTCGAGCATGCATCAGGACACACCATGTAGTTTCTGGCAGGACACTCCACATGGCTCGCCGACATCTCACAGTAACCCAGGAACCCCGCCGCACTGCGAGAGCCTTGCGAACGAAACAACAGATACGCACACTGATACACACGCTTCAAAACACATCCCACAGTCAACTCCATTCATCACCTCTGAATCCCAACACACCTATCACAACCCTCACTTAGTCCAGCTAACCCCACATACGCCAAATACAAGGCAGGGGTCTTTAATAAACGTTACTCAAATTTCTTGGACCTCTAAAGGGCACATGGTATTAGGAGGCCAGTCCTACAAAACAGTTGGCAGGGCTCCTCGAGGTGGGCACAAGGATCGTGTATGGGGCACTAAATATCAAAATGCATATAACCGTAGACCGGAGCATCACTATGTGCACAGACCTGTACTCAACAGATATCGCTATCGTTCGGGGTGCACGAAAAATCTAGTGCCTTTAGTTACATTTCAAGGATCTTCAGCTGCTCAGATGCAGCCTGATAAGTCTCTTATCAACAGTAGTAGTACCATGAATATACCGACAGGACAAAAatccatggaagcacctacagGTAGCATGGACAAGGAACCAATTCCGCCAGTATCCGAGAGGGGAAACTTGTGTCAAATACAAACATTGTGCTCACAGCCATTGGGGAAATCTTTAGATGTTCTTCAAAAAACGCCTGGTAACATCTTTAACTCCCCTCTCCATGTTCCTGATGTACAAGAGCATGACAAGGATGCAATACAAACCCCAGAACGGTGTATCTCCCCTGAACCAGAGCGAAGTCCCTCATCAGGGTTGTTTCCTCCAGAACAAGTGCCAAGCAGCCTGGACAGTCGTATAAAAATGCTCCTGGGAACTCAGAGTCCAGATGCAGAAGAGAATGAAAACTCAGAAGATCGGGTTTCCCTAAACATTCCTCAACTGTCCTCCAAATCTGGTCCTCCTTCTCCTCAATCCCCTGATGCCTCACCTACCCTGAATTTCCATGCAGCTTCCAGTCACTGTAGTTCCACGCAGCACACTTCATTTACGTTGGGTTTTGAGGACATGAGTCCCTTTCCACTCCCGGACTCAGCAGAGGAAGTAGAGGAAACTCGACCAAGCAACGAGCATCTGTCAAAGATACCCGTCATCTCGAATGTCTGTTCAACAACACGGCCGGCTCAGGAACCTTCTCACCAAACAGCTATG aatATGCTGCCTCTAAGACAAGAACCTTCTGAGCAGCCTATTGGACCCGGGACCTGCTCTTCCCCTGCTGCTCCTGTATTCCCGTTACTTCCTCCAcctgttctcctacctccaccaGGCTTTCCTACTCTACCACCACCAGTTCTGCCTACTGTACTGCCCCCCGTACTGGTTCGaatccctcctcctcctcctccatcaaACCTCTCTGTATCTCCATCACCGTTCTGCTTAACACCAAAGATCCCTGTAGGACAAATGAACAGGCCCTCCAGGTGGACTAACCCTCCAGCACCTCCTCCTTCTGCACCTCTTCCTATCCCGACTAGAATAACTCAGGGGAAATCCCACACTGTTTTCCCACCTCCTTTTTCCATTCTTCCTCCCCCGACACCCTTTACAGTTGTGGATGGAGTCAGACAGGCACCATGTCCGACTTTTAATTCGGCTGTCATCCCTAGCTATAGGGTGCCGTGGCCACCCCCACACCTACCTGTGTTTGACCCTTCAGTGCCGCCTCCGGGTTACGCGCCTGTGACCAAGACACTCCACAAGGCCACAGTCGATGGAGTAATGGCTGCTGTAGCTGCAGAACTCAGGGTCATAGTGAAGAAAGACATTCATCGCAGGATGGTTGAAGGCGTCGCCTTTGCAGCATTTGATCAATGGTGGGATGAGAAGGAACACACCGCTAAg ACAACGATGGTTCCAGTGAAATctggagaaaataaagagaaagaaccTGTGAAGAACAGAGTTTTGGAGCCATGGCAGACTGCAGAGAGTATGGGGACGGACGGTGTAATAATAGGCACAGGTCTGGGGTTGGGTCGCCGCTCTGCCCTCAAACTGCCTTCATTTAAG gtGAAGCGGAAGGATCCGTCTGGCGAGGACTCTGTAGAGGCTAAAAAGTCACGTCCGTCCTCTTCACCTGGTCACACGCTCTCAGAGGAAACGG AAGCAGGACAGGAGACACACACCCATGATGAGGAAGCAGAAGAGCCCCGGAAGGAACCGGGAGTGTCTGAGATAAAGCGGCGCCATGCCAGACCTCTGGAGCTGGAAAGcgatgaggaggaggaacaggaagaagaggaggagatgaAGAACTCTGAGAATGAGGAGAAGTTGGGTTCTGAGCAAGAAGAGAACAAGAcaagaaatatttcaaatactGATCAG gatgatgatgagggtGAAGATGAAGGTGACAGAAAGCAAGGGAGTTGTTCAGCTGTAAAGGGAGAAGGAAGAGAAGTGAAGCTTTCAGCTGTGAGAGAGGATGAAACTCACTCAGACAAAG AGGTAATTAGCATAGCGTCTTCAGAATCCTCCTCCATCGCAGATTATGAATCCACACTCTCCTCAAGATTTGATTCCAGCTCGTCTGACGAGAGTCGTTACTCTTCTGACTGCGAGGAGTCTGAGGAAAACATTGAGGATGATGGAGAAAGTCCATATTCTGAAGCGCCACAGGAGAAGAGAGCAGTGGAAGAGATTTGGATCTCatcagatgatgatgttgaagaaTATGTATCTCACACCCCCTCTCGGTCTTCCCCAAACTCCTGGGAGGACGAGCTCGCCCCGCCTCTGACTCCATCCGCTCCGCTGTCTAACGATGGTGACCCAGATGACGCGCTGCtag ACGTCGATCCGCAGGAAGAGCTGCGAGTGGAAGTGTTTCTTCACAGCTACGGCTGCCAGGATCCAGTCACACAGCACTTGTCAAACAAACTCGAGCTGTATGACCCGGCTCTGGTTTCTTCAGCCCACGAGCCTCCGGAACTGCAGTGTACACCATTGGCGACTTATAGAGAGTTTTCCTCTG ATGAGGGGTTGGACACGGATACGAATGTATTCCTCGAGGATTCTGTGAACCTCAGACCCCCGACACCAACAGGCTCTCTGTCAAGTGAGCCCGAGCTCGAGCTAAGGTACGGGCAATCGCTCTCTGCTCCTGATGACGTAGAACTGCCCTGTACTCCAGGAGGCGGCTGTGAAACAGAGACAGGAACTCTCGTTTTATCCCCTGCACCTACTCCGCCTctccctcctccaccttctccGACCGGCTTCCATCTTTTCCCCTCTCCTACACTGTATTtgtctcctcttcctcctgcccTCTCATCCTCCTATCCTGCCTATGAGGAAACTCCTAAAACACCAGGCAGAAATAACAGAGACGAGCAGTCATATCATACAGCAGCGATTACACGAGACGCAGTGCCTAAGATGGCGACGCACAGCCCGTTCTCTCCTTCCTTTCTCTCAGTATCACCGTACACAGGAAGCGGGGTCCCCAGAACTCCGGGACGAGACACTAATCCGTCCTCGCCTCTTTCCGAGGACATCGACGTCCATTTTCATCAGAGTGAGCACCGGACATATCGGCGTCAAAGCTACTACTCACAACAAATCCATATCCACAGCACCAGCTCCTCTCCTCACTCCTCAAGTGATTCCTCAAGTTCAGAGACACAAGATTTGAGCTTTTCTACACATCAGCTGACTCGTTTTAATGATCTCGGGAAGAGAAGAGAGCGGATGCAGCGCAAAAGGAGAATGATCCTGTCACAGAGAAACAAGGATGATTATCAACACATGCCTGTGCTAGTTTCATCTGCTAAATCATCACCATGTGATGCAGCTCCATGTCTGAGCAAGGAACTAGCAGATCAGGCTAAAAAGCCACTGCAGGGACTCGAGAACCGATTAGAAAACAGGCTTCAACAGGAACCACAGGAGAACCAGAGATCCCTAAAACCGCTGTACCCATGGAGAAGGAGAAAGTCATGGCCTCACACTTCTTTGTTTGCCCCTCGGTCCAAACGGAGAGAAAGGCTGCTGATCGATGCCGTCTGGACCAAAGGAGTGAACATGGAGGAGATCAGCCACCTGAAGGCCACATACGAGAAGATGCTGCTGCTGCAAAACAACACCTTCGACTGGCTCAAAAGCACACACTGGGTTCCTCATCCTC CAAGCAGCGTTCCTCTGGAATGGCCACCAAAACTGCCATGCGGGTCTCGCTATCACACGACTGCATCCTCACGTACAGAGGGATTTTACGTCATCAGCAAGAGGGACAAACTGCGctacctcagacacacacacaccgcctcGGGAGAGCCGACTGCAGACACTCAGGTGGGAATT AATGTGTCAGCTCAGCTTCCCTCGTCATCCCGTTCCGGTTCGGATTTCCGAGCTGAACAACGGCGCCTGCTTTCCTCCTTCAGCTGCGACAGCGACCTGCTCAAGTTCAACCAACTGAAG ttccgTAAGAAGAGGCTGCGCTTCTGCAGAAGTCGCATCCATGACTGGGGATTGTTTGCAGAGGAGCCGATAGCTGCGGATGAGATGGTGATCGAATACGTCGGCCAGAGCATACGGCAG GTGATAGCCGACATGCGAGAGAAGCGCTATGAGCAGGAAGGCATCGGCAGCAGCTACCTGTTCCGAGTCGACCAGGACACCATCATCGACGCGACCAAGTGCGGCAACCTGGCCAGGTTCATCAACCACAGCTGTAAC CCAAACTGCTACGCTAAAGTCATCACTGTAGAAGCCAAAAAGAAAATAGTCATCTATTCTCGCCAGCCGATCAGCGTCAACGAAGAGATCACGTATGATTATAAATTCCCCATCGAGGACGAGAAGATCCCCTGCCTGTGTGGAGCCGAAAACTGCAGAGGAACCCTCAACTAG
- the LOC132853621 gene encoding major histocompatibility complex class I-related gene protein-like yields the protein MSTHANMKELFGSVLLSLLTFVSSTNAGSHSLCSVATFIIGETPFPEFTVLIMLDDIIVSSYDSDQQKTVMRIDRAINDEEQYFSKLIFGALQKEMQTRAHHLKQHFNCSKGVHVEQRLECCELLSNNVQGQMKMIDSFNGLSGFEMDYNIHQHSLHADMTWPIAFDTSKYEHHKALYLHFLQPLCTTALHELLKTLKNYVLRKVKPKVRLMKQLNSDSGGARLTCLATGFYPRHINVTLLKDGQGVPEDLITTGDLLPNADGTYQMRKTVEISAEELQQKHNYTCTATHLSQDNKMNVYWATEDETCEK from the exons ATGAGCACACATGCAAACATGAAGGAACTTTTTGGTAGCGTTTTACTAAGCCTTCTCACATTTGTATCATCTACCAATGCAG GTTCCCACTCTCTGTGCTCGGTGGCGACGTTCATCATCGGAGAGACGCCTTTCCCTGAGTTCACCGTCCTGATCATGCTGGATGATATAATAGTCTCAAGCTACGATTCAGACCAGCAAAAGACAGTTATGCGAATAGACAGAGCAATAAACGATGAAGAGCAGTATTTTTCGAAATTGATATTCGGAGCACtgcaaaaagaaatgcaaacacGAGCACATCATCTGAAGCAGCACTTCAACTGCTCCAAAG GTGTCCATGTGGAACAGAGGCTGGAGTGTTGTGAATTGTTGAGCAATAACGTGCAAGGACAAATGAAGATGATTGATTCTTTCAACGGCTTGAGTGGATTTGAGATGGACTATAATATACACCAGCATTCGCTGCACGCCGACATGACGTGGCCTATAGCCTTTGACACGTCCAAGTATGAGCATCACAAAGCATTGTACCTCCATTTCCTGCAACCTTTATGCACCACAGCATTACATGAATTACTTAAAACTTTGAAGAACTATGTACTGAGGAAAG TGAAGCCCAAAGTGAGACTCATGAAGCAACTCAACTCGGACTCCGGAGGTGCTCGTCTGACCTGCCTGGCCACCGGGTTTTACCCACGACACATCAACGTGACGCTGCTGAAAGATGGCCAGGGCGTACCTGAGGACCTCATCACTACGGGAGATCTTTTGCCTAATGCAGATGGAACCTATCAGATGAGAAAGACTGTAGAGATCAGTGCTGAAGAGCTCCAACAGAAGCACAACTACACCTGCACTGCTACGCACCTCAGCCAAGACAACAAAATGAACGTCTACTGGG cCACGGAGGATGAGACGTGTGAAAAGTAG